The genomic interval CAGAATTCTCGCCAATAACCACATTGTGAGCAACATGGATCAGATTATCAAGCTTTACACCTTTATGAATGACTGTAGGTTCGAAATTACCCCTGTCAATGACAGTGCCAGCCCCTATATCTGCCCCGTCTTCTATTATAACAACACCAAAGCAGGGTATACGGATAAACTCCCCGTTTTCACGTGCATTGCCAAAACCGTCACTTCCTATCACCGCCCCGGACTGAATGGTAACATGACTGCCGATCCTGCAACCCCACTTGATTACAACCCCTGAATCTATTCGCACTTCAGCACCAATGACAGCACCTCTCTCAATAACACAATTAGCCCCAATCCTGCACCCTGCTCCAATCACAACATCAGAGCCGATAACAGTACCGGGGCCAACAGAAGATGAAGAATCTATGACCGCTGTGCTATCGATAAAGGCGTGTTCTGAGATCCCTTCGCAAAAAAGAGGAGATCTGTCCTCGAATAGCTGTGCTGTTTTGGCATATCCGGCATACGCATCACTAACCTTCAGATTGATTTTCCCATCAACAGCGGGTTCTTTCTGACTGATGATGACAGCTGCAGCACTACACTTCTCAACCTTGTCTCTGAAAGAAGAATTTGAAAGAAATGTAATACTGTTTGGGCCGGCCTGTTCGGGTGATGAAATGTCCTGGATATCTAATTCCGAATCACCATCTTCCACTACTGCACCAATTGCATCAGCTATAATCGAGAGCTTCAATTTTATTGTCCTCTATTAAGAATCTCCAAAACACGATCGCTTAGGTCATACTGTGATTTTGCGTGCACTATTCCTCCGGCACGGGCATCAAAAATGAAATCATAGTTTTCGTCTCTTGCTATATCTGAAATAATCACATTGATTCTTTCAATAATCGGTTTTGTAAGCTCTTCATTTTTTACCAACGCTTCACCTTCCTGACCAAATTTCTGCTGGATAAACTCCTGATATCTGATCATCTTCTGACGAAGCTGGTTTTCGATTTCTCTCTTGCGTGAATCTGAAAGCAGCAGACTCTGTTTCTCAAGCTGTTCCTGCAGCTCTCTTATTTCCCTTTGCATCTGTGAGGCTTCCTGTTCCCATCTGGCCACTTCTGCATTAAACATCTCCTGAGCTGTTTTTGTGCCCTCATACTGAGCGAATATCTTCTCAGAGTTGATAAACCCAATTTTCATCTGAGCAACTGAAACAGATGCTGCAGCTATAACAATCATTAATCCTTTTGTAATGAGATTCCTACCCATAAAACTAATTCCTCCTTTAGACTTGCACGAAAGCATTTTACAATATAAAAAATGCTTTCGCTTCTACGTTAAGATTCTGAGAATAAAAATAACTTTGGGGTTATAGTAATTTCAGATTTTGATCAGATTAAAACCCTGTATTCATAAGAAAGTGGAGCTGAAAGCCGTTAGGTTCCTGTCTGAAATAATCACGGTTGAGATCATCCAATCCCCAGGCAAAATCAAAGCCCATAATACCAAGCATTGGAACATTGACCCTTATACCAAAACCAACACCCTTGTAAAGATCTGTGAGATCAACATCCGAAAGCCCTGCCCAGGTATTACCTATATCTGCAAACAGTGCAAGATACACCTGCTGATCAACTAACGGATAGCGCAGCTGCAATGAAGAAGTAAACATCGCCATTCCGTCTCCGTCTCTGCTGTACCGACCTCCGAAAGCGAAATCAGGGTATCCACGAATTGTTCCGTCGCTGTACACACCGCCAGCGGAAAAAAGGTCGAGACGCGAAATTCTCACATCATTGCCAAGCCCTGAAATCAGACCAATTTTAGATTCGGAGCCAAGTACGAAATTCCAGGGGAGCTGAAAATACTGTTCATATCCGACTGTACCCTTGAAATACTGAAAATTCCTGTTTCTGTCCTCCCCGGAAGCAAAACGGGAGAAATCAAAAGCGATCTGTGGCCGTATTGTTAAACGCGATCCCTGGTTGGGGAAAAGCGGCATGTCAAAATCGTATCTTTCGATATTGACAGTGAGACGGTTCAAAATCCCGGATTCCAGCACCTGAAGACCAGGAAGTGAAATCGTATCGTAGTTGGTGCGCTCACGGCTGAGCTGATACACCGCATTGATACGGAATTTATCATCTGGCCAACTGAGCCTGGAGCGCCCAACACCGGCACGAAATCCATAACTCTGTGACTCTTCATCTACGTTTTTATTCTCGCTTGAAGATAAACGGCTGTAAACTGACCTGTCATAGAAAACATCACCTCTAAGTAGCCAGGGAGTGTCAAATGCCCAAGGCTCTGTAAATCCCAGATTGACAGTCTGTCGCCTCTGTCCATATTGAAGATCGACTTTGAGCTCCTGCCCTGCACCTCTGAAATTTGGTATCGCAGTTGAAAATGTTCCTGTAAGCCTGTCAACTTCACTGTAAGCAGCCCCGATAGTGAGCTGACCGATATTGTCCCGTTCTTCAATATTGAATATGAGGTCAATCGTACCATCTTCGTTGGGTCTGAGATCAGGCATCACATTGTTGAAGTAATTCAGACGAAAGATATTCTGCTGACTTCGCACCATCTGAGACTGACGGTACCTCTGACCGGGAACCAACTCTATCTCCCTGCGGATTACCTTTTCCATTGTTTTTGAGTTGCCCTTGACATCGATTCTGTTTATAATTGCAGGCCTGCCTTCAAAAACCTCCATTACAAGATTGATAGTATCCCCGTCAAAGGAGCGGTTGTCATTAACATTGACCCAGAGATGCCCCTCTTCCCTGTAGGCATCCTCAATAAGCATTCTTGTTTGCTCAAACCTGCTCATCCTGAAAGGCTCACCCTTGTTGAGCGCAACTCTTGATGCAAGTTTTTCGTCATCGAGAACAGTATTTCCTCTGAAATACAGGTCCCCTACATAGTAACGCCGCCCTTCATCGATTGTTATCTCAAGATAAAGCTCTGTTTTGCACTCAGAATATGAGATTTGGTCATCTAAAATGGCTGCATCAAGAAAGCCCTGCTCATTGTAGTACATAACCAGCGAGTCAAGGTGAGATCGGTAGAGCTGCTCGTCAAAACGACCGGCACGATACCAGCGGTTCTCTTTTGTTTTAAACCTGCGGGCAAGAGTTCTGTCCCTTATATGCTCATTTCCCTTGAAAGTAATCCCCTCGACCCTTACTCTGGGCCCCTCATCTATATCGTACTTTAAAATCACATAACCGGGCACCTTGGTGTCGATAGCCTCGACTTCAATCTGGGCAAGGTGATACCCCTTTTCACGGTATAAATAGGCAAGTTTTCTGCGACTCTCATGTATGAGTTCATCAGTGACTACCTGCATTCTGCCAAAATCAAGTTCCTCAAGTAATTCATCATCCTTGATTCTTCTGTTTCCCACAAACTCGATGTTCTCACACACCGGATACTCTTCCACCTCAAGCAGAAGTGAAGCACTCTCTTGACTCTCTTCCAGAACCAAAAACCTCACAGAACGAAACAGTCCTGTGGCATACAGCCTGCGCACCGACTCCTGAACATCATTTGGTCTGAAGGACTCTCCATCCCGCAGTACGATACTGTTTCTTACATAATTCGGTCTGGCATTTGTAAGACCTTCAATCACCAGGGAGTCAAGCACTTTGCCATGGGCTACACCCAGTGACATAAGGATTAACAGTGCAGGGAAAATCAGAAAGGTTTTTTTCATATAAAACAAGCCTTTAGTAAACATGAAGGATTTCCAATTAAAAAGAAACCGGTAGACACAATGCAGTACACATGTTTTCGCACTGGCAAAAACAATATTGAACCCATTCTGAAAATTACTGCTGAATAGTGATTATCCAGCAGTATCCGCTTTCTGAAAAACTATATGATTATCCTCAAGCTCCAGACGAATCACATCCCCGTCATTAAAACGGTTCTGTAAAAATTCTTCTGCAAGAGGATCTTCCACAAGACGCTGAATAGAACGACGTAAAGGGCGAGCTCCCAGCACAGGGTCAAACCCATTGTCCACAAGATACTTCTTTACCGGCGGAGTCACATCGATATGAATATTTCTGTCTATCATGCGACTCTGGAGCTCGTTTAGCTGGATATCGATAATCTCAGAGATCTGCTCTTTACCCAAAGGATTAAAGACGATAGTTTCATCAAGCCTGTTAAGGAACTCAGGATTAAAAAGCCGCTTCATCTCTTCCATAACCTTTGATTTCATGGCATCATAATCACCGCTTGTGGTAGTTTTCCCAAATCCCACAGTTCCCTGTTTTTTGACATCCCTTGTACCCACATTTGATGTCATAATGATAATGGTATTCTTAAAATTGACATGTCTTCCGTATGCATCGGTCAAAACACCATCGTCAAGGATCTGCAGAAGTATGTTGAACACATCGGGGTGAGCCTTCTCAACCTCATCGAGAAGAATAACCGAATAGGGTTTTTTTCTGATCTTCTCTGTGAGCTGTCCACCCTCTTCATAGCCAACATACCCCGGAGGAGCACCGACCAGTCTGGAAACTGCAAATTTCTCCATATATTCAGACATATCGACACGCACCAGCGCATCTTCTGAATCAAAAAGAGACTCTGCCAGTGCTTTGGCAAGCTCAGTTTTACCAACTCCGGTTGGGCCAAGGAAAATAAAGGAAGCGATTGGGCGACGGATATCATGAAGTCCGGCTCTGGAACGGCGAATACTTCTGGCAACAGCCTCAAGAGCCGTTTCCTGCCCGATAACCCTTCGGCGAAGCTCGTCTTCGAGATGAAGGATCTTTTTGGTTTCCTCTTCTGCAAGCCTTGAGAGAGGTATGCCGGTCATGGTGGCAATAACCTCTGTAATGGTGCTTTCATCAACAAGCAGCCGCTCTTCGGCCTTGCTCTTTCGCCACAGAGCCTTCTTTTCAAGAAGTGTACCTTTTAATTTTTCCTGTTTATCCCTTAATTTTGCAGCCCTTTCAAACTCCTGCTGCTCCACGGCCATCTCTTTTTCACGTACAACATCTGCAATCTCTTTCTCCATATCCCTTATTTCTGTTGGGATCTCCATGCTGGAGAGACGCTTGCGGGCACCGGCCTCATCGATAACATCGATTGCCTTATCGGGCAAGAAGCGGTCTGAGATGTAGCGGTCGGAAAGTTTAACCGCAGACTCTATCGCTTTTTCGGTGAAAGTGACCTTGTGGTGCTCTTCATAGTTGTGACGTAGTCCTGAGAGGATCTGTGTGGTTTCGGCTGCACTTGGCGGATCAACCATTATGGTCTGGAAACGGCGGG from Chitinispirillum alkaliphilum carries:
- a CDS encoding UDP-3-O-[3-hydroxymyristoyl] glucosamine N-acyltransferase → MKLSIIADAIGAVVEDGDSELDIQDISSPEQAGPNSITFLSNSSFRDKVEKCSAAAVIISQKEPAVDGKINLKVSDAYAGYAKTAQLFEDRSPLFCEGISEHAFIDSTAVIDSSSSVGPGTVIGSDVVIGAGCRIGANCVIERGAVIGAEVRIDSGVVIKWGCRIGSHVTIQSGAVIGSDGFGNARENGEFIRIPCFGVVIIEDGADIGAGTVIDRGNFEPTVIHKGVKLDNLIHVAHNVVIGENSAIAAQTGISGSTCIGKRVIVGGQAGFVGHIEVGDDTFIGAKAGVSKGTEPGSAITGYPARDLMTMRRVEAAQAKLPSLIKDFRRLQKEIEEIKEKISPESA
- a CDS encoding Outer membrane protein H precursor; protein product: MGRNLITKGLMIVIAAASVSVAQMKIGFINSEKIFAQYEGTKTAQEMFNAEVARWEQEASQMQREIRELQEQLEKQSLLLSDSRKREIENQLRQKMIRYQEFIQQKFGQEGEALVKNEELTKPIIERINVIISDIARDENYDFIFDARAGGIVHAKSQYDLSDRVLEILNRGQ
- a CDS encoding Outer membrane protein assembly factor YaeT precursor — protein: MKKTFLIFPALLILMSLGVAHGKVLDSLVIEGLTNARPNYVRNSIVLRDGESFRPNDVQESVRRLYATGLFRSVRFLVLEESQESASLLLEVEEYPVCENIEFVGNRRIKDDELLEELDFGRMQVVTDELIHESRRKLAYLYREKGYHLAQIEVEAIDTKVPGYVILKYDIDEGPRVRVEGITFKGNEHIRDRTLARRFKTKENRWYRAGRFDEQLYRSHLDSLVMYYNEQGFLDAAILDDQISYSECKTELYLEITIDEGRRYYVGDLYFRGNTVLDDEKLASRVALNKGEPFRMSRFEQTRMLIEDAYREEGHLWVNVNDNRSFDGDTINLVMEVFEGRPAIINRIDVKGNSKTMEKVIRREIELVPGQRYRQSQMVRSQQNIFRLNYFNNVMPDLRPNEDGTIDLIFNIEERDNIGQLTIGAAYSEVDRLTGTFSTAIPNFRGAGQELKVDLQYGQRRQTVNLGFTEPWAFDTPWLLRGDVFYDRSVYSRLSSSENKNVDEESQSYGFRAGVGRSRLSWPDDKFRINAVYQLSRERTNYDTISLPGLQVLESGILNRLTVNIERYDFDMPLFPNQGSRLTIRPQIAFDFSRFASGEDRNRNFQYFKGTVGYEQYFQLPWNFVLGSESKIGLISGLGNDVRISRLDLFSAGGVYSDGTIRGYPDFAFGGRYSRDGDGMAMFTSSLQLRYPLVDQQVYLALFADIGNTWAGLSDVDLTDLYKGVGFGIRVNVPMLGIMGFDFAWGLDDLNRDYFRQEPNGFQLHFLMNTGF
- a CDS encoding ATP-dependent chaperone protein ClpB → MNGMFTDRVKKVMQIAREESVRLGNDYVGTEHLLLGLVKEGDGVAVAVMRTMGVDLDDLTTNIEKTITSTGGMMTIGQMLPFTPRAKKVLEIAANEARSMSHKYIGTEHLLLALMKDTESAAANALASAGLEYERVKEEINRVLRGGESVSGSKEKSKTPFLDHFGRDLTAMARENKLDPVIGREKEIERVVQILSRRKKNNPVLIGEPGIGKTAIVEGLAQKIIEKNIPQVLENKRVINLDMASMVAGTKYRGQFEERLKALMVELQKNENIIIFIDELHTIVGAGGSEGSLDASNIFKPALSRGDIQCVGATTLDEYRKYIEKDGALARRFQTIMVDPPSAAETTQILSGLRHNYEEHHKVTFTEKAIESAVKLSDRYISDRFLPDKAIDVIDEAGARKRLSSMEIPTEIRDMEKEIADVVREKEMAVEQQEFERAAKLRDKQEKLKGTLLEKKALWRKSKAEERLLVDESTITEVIATMTGIPLSRLAEEETKKILHLEDELRRRVIGQETALEAVARSIRRSRAGLHDIRRPIASFIFLGPTGVGKTELAKALAESLFDSEDALVRVDMSEYMEKFAVSRLVGAPPGYVGYEEGGQLTEKIRKKPYSVILLDEVEKAHPDVFNILLQILDDGVLTDAYGRHVNFKNTIIIMTSNVGTRDVKKQGTVGFGKTTTSGDYDAMKSKVMEEMKRLFNPEFLNRLDETIVFNPLGKEQISEIIDIQLNELQSRMIDRNIHIDVTPPVKKYLVDNGFDPVLGARPLRRSIQRLVEDPLAEEFLQNRFNDGDVIRLELEDNHIVFQKADTAG